The Engystomops pustulosus chromosome 1, aEngPut4.maternal, whole genome shotgun sequence genome has a window encoding:
- the CRLF1 gene encoding cytokine receptor-like factor 1 isoform X4, whose protein sequence is MITLVLVWICILIVNSLTHPAVISPQDPTLMIGSSLTASCLVDSDLNLKAEDLFWTLNGRRLPAELYKILNSTVLSVALNSLNGSKQQSGDNLVCHSKDGRILAGSCLYVGLPPEKPKNITCWSRNMKDLTCKWVPGSEGETYLHTNYTLKYKLRWYGKDNTCQEYHTMGQYSCHIPKDLALFTPYEIWVEASNRLGSTTSDIITLDILDVVTTDPPSDVHVSRVGDLEDQLSVRWSSPPALKDFLFQAKYQIRYRVEDSMEWKVVDDVGNQTSCRLAGLKPGTVYFVQVRCNPFGIYGSKKAGIWSDWSNPTAASTPRSERITGVCDPKSGEQNSTLRRELKQFFGWVKKHAYGCSNLSIKLYDQWRVWLQKSHKTRNQVGSTR, encoded by the exons ATCCTGCTGTAATATCCCCACAAGACCCAACCTTAATGATAGGATCATCACTAACCGCATCTTGCTTAGTGGACTCTGATTTAAACCTGAAAGCAGAGGACTTGTTCTGGACCCTTAATGGGAGAAGGCTCCCAGCAGAACTGTATAAGATACTGAACAGCACAGTCTTGAGTGTGGCCTTGAATAGCCTGAATGGATCCAAGCAGCAGTCAGGAGATAACCTGGTGTGTCACAGCAAAGACGGGAGAATCCTGGCGGGCTCATGTCTATATGTTGGAT TGCCACCAGAGAAACCTAAGAATATCACATGCTGGTCAAGGAATATGAAAGATTTAACCTGTAAGTGGGTTCCTGGGAGTGAAGGCGAGACCTACCTGCACACTAACTACACTTTGAAATACAAGCTCAG GTGGTATGGCAAAGATAACACATGCCAAGAATATCATACAATGGGGCAGTATTCCTGCCACATCCCTAAAGATCTGGCCCTCTTTACACCCTATGAGATATGGGTGGAGGCTTCAAACAGGCTGGGTTCCACTACCTCTGACATAATAACTCTGGACATTCTTGATGTGG TTACCACAGACCCCCCATCAGATGTCCATGTGAGTCGTGTAGGGGATTTGGAAGATCAACTCAGCGTCCGTTGGAGTTCTCCCCCTGCTTTAAAAGATTTCCTCTTTCAAGCCAAATATCAGATTCGCTATCGAGTGGAAGACAGCATGGAATGGAAG GTAGTCGATGATGTGGGTAACCAGACATCCTGTCGTCTAGCAGGCCTGAAACCAGGAACGGTTTATTTTGTACAAGTTCGGTGTAACCCTTTTGGAATATATGGATCTAAAAAAGCAGGAATCTGGAGTGATTGGAGTAATCCAACTGCTGCATCTACTCCAAGAAGTG AAAGGATCACTGGGGTATGTGATCCAAAAAGTGGGGAGCAGAATTCCACCTTACGTCGAGAGTTGAAGCAGTTCTTCGGATGGGTCAAGAAACATGCCTATGGCTGCTCAAACCTTAGCATCAAGTTGTATGACCAATGGAGGGTATGGCTTCAGAAATCACACAAAACAAGGAACCAGGTAG
- the CRLF1 gene encoding cytokine receptor-like factor 1 isoform X2 — MITLVLVWICILIVNSLTHPAVISPQDPTLMIGSSLTASCLVDSDLNLKAEDLFWTLNGRRLPAELYKILNSTVLSVALNSLNGSKQQSGDNLVCHSKDGRILAGSCLYVGLPPEKPKNITCWSRNMKDLTCKWVPGSEGETYLHTNYTLKYKLRWYGKDNTCQEYHTMGQYSCHIPKDLALFTPYEIWVEASNRLGSTTSDIITLDILDVVTTDPPSDVHVSRVGDLEDQLSVRWSSPPALKDFLFQAKYQIRYRVEDSMEWKVVDDVGNQTSCRLAGLKPGTVYFVQVRCNPFGIYGSKKAGIWSDWSNPTAASTPRSERITGVCDPKSGEQNSTLRRELKQFFGWVKKHAYGCSNLSIKLYDQWRVWLQKSHKTRNQSGRRTQRKRI, encoded by the exons ATCCTGCTGTAATATCCCCACAAGACCCAACCTTAATGATAGGATCATCACTAACCGCATCTTGCTTAGTGGACTCTGATTTAAACCTGAAAGCAGAGGACTTGTTCTGGACCCTTAATGGGAGAAGGCTCCCAGCAGAACTGTATAAGATACTGAACAGCACAGTCTTGAGTGTGGCCTTGAATAGCCTGAATGGATCCAAGCAGCAGTCAGGAGATAACCTGGTGTGTCACAGCAAAGACGGGAGAATCCTGGCGGGCTCATGTCTATATGTTGGAT TGCCACCAGAGAAACCTAAGAATATCACATGCTGGTCAAGGAATATGAAAGATTTAACCTGTAAGTGGGTTCCTGGGAGTGAAGGCGAGACCTACCTGCACACTAACTACACTTTGAAATACAAGCTCAG GTGGTATGGCAAAGATAACACATGCCAAGAATATCATACAATGGGGCAGTATTCCTGCCACATCCCTAAAGATCTGGCCCTCTTTACACCCTATGAGATATGGGTGGAGGCTTCAAACAGGCTGGGTTCCACTACCTCTGACATAATAACTCTGGACATTCTTGATGTGG TTACCACAGACCCCCCATCAGATGTCCATGTGAGTCGTGTAGGGGATTTGGAAGATCAACTCAGCGTCCGTTGGAGTTCTCCCCCTGCTTTAAAAGATTTCCTCTTTCAAGCCAAATATCAGATTCGCTATCGAGTGGAAGACAGCATGGAATGGAAG GTAGTCGATGATGTGGGTAACCAGACATCCTGTCGTCTAGCAGGCCTGAAACCAGGAACGGTTTATTTTGTACAAGTTCGGTGTAACCCTTTTGGAATATATGGATCTAAAAAAGCAGGAATCTGGAGTGATTGGAGTAATCCAACTGCTGCATCTACTCCAAGAAGTG AAAGGATCACTGGGGTATGTGATCCAAAAAGTGGGGAGCAGAATTCCACCTTACGTCGAGAGTTGAAGCAGTTCTTCGGATGGGTCAAGAAACATGCCTATGGCTGCTCAAACCTTAGCATCAAGTTGTATGACCAATGGAGGGTATGGCTTCAGAAATCACACAAAACAAGGAACCAG
- the CRLF1 gene encoding cytokine receptor-like factor 1 isoform X3 — MITLVLVWICILIVNSLTHPAVISPQDPTLMIGSSLTASCLVDSDLNLKAEDLFWTLNGRRLPAELYKILNSTVLSVALNSLNGSKQQSGDNLVCHSKDGRILAGSCLYVGLPPEKPKNITCWSRNMKDLTCKWVPGSEGETYLHTNYTLKYKLRWYGKDNTCQEYHTMGQYSCHIPKDLALFTPYEIWVEASNRLGSTTSDIITLDILDVVTTDPPSDVHVSRVGDLEDQLSVRWSSPPALKDFLFQAKYQIRYRVEDSMEWKVVDDVGNQTSCRLAGLKPGTVYFVQVRCNPFGIYGSKKAGIWSDWSNPTAASTPRSERITGVCDPKSGEQNSTLRRELKQFFGWVKKHAYGCSNLSIKLYDQWRVWLQKSHKTRNQVLPGDKL, encoded by the exons ATCCTGCTGTAATATCCCCACAAGACCCAACCTTAATGATAGGATCATCACTAACCGCATCTTGCTTAGTGGACTCTGATTTAAACCTGAAAGCAGAGGACTTGTTCTGGACCCTTAATGGGAGAAGGCTCCCAGCAGAACTGTATAAGATACTGAACAGCACAGTCTTGAGTGTGGCCTTGAATAGCCTGAATGGATCCAAGCAGCAGTCAGGAGATAACCTGGTGTGTCACAGCAAAGACGGGAGAATCCTGGCGGGCTCATGTCTATATGTTGGAT TGCCACCAGAGAAACCTAAGAATATCACATGCTGGTCAAGGAATATGAAAGATTTAACCTGTAAGTGGGTTCCTGGGAGTGAAGGCGAGACCTACCTGCACACTAACTACACTTTGAAATACAAGCTCAG GTGGTATGGCAAAGATAACACATGCCAAGAATATCATACAATGGGGCAGTATTCCTGCCACATCCCTAAAGATCTGGCCCTCTTTACACCCTATGAGATATGGGTGGAGGCTTCAAACAGGCTGGGTTCCACTACCTCTGACATAATAACTCTGGACATTCTTGATGTGG TTACCACAGACCCCCCATCAGATGTCCATGTGAGTCGTGTAGGGGATTTGGAAGATCAACTCAGCGTCCGTTGGAGTTCTCCCCCTGCTTTAAAAGATTTCCTCTTTCAAGCCAAATATCAGATTCGCTATCGAGTGGAAGACAGCATGGAATGGAAG GTAGTCGATGATGTGGGTAACCAGACATCCTGTCGTCTAGCAGGCCTGAAACCAGGAACGGTTTATTTTGTACAAGTTCGGTGTAACCCTTTTGGAATATATGGATCTAAAAAAGCAGGAATCTGGAGTGATTGGAGTAATCCAACTGCTGCATCTACTCCAAGAAGTG AAAGGATCACTGGGGTATGTGATCCAAAAAGTGGGGAGCAGAATTCCACCTTACGTCGAGAGTTGAAGCAGTTCTTCGGATGGGTCAAGAAACATGCCTATGGCTGCTCAAACCTTAGCATCAAGTTGTATGACCAATGGAGGGTATGGCTTCAGAAATCACACAAAACAAGGAACCAG